The proteins below are encoded in one region of Streptomyces sp. NBC_00490:
- a CDS encoding NADP-dependent oxidoreductase, which yields MSTVKTMRAISQDVLGGPEVLKEVELERPEPRTNEVLVRVRAAGVNPTDWKHRATGGFLGEPPFVLGWDVSGVVEAVGIGVARFKPGDEVFGMLSYPYGHGSHAEYVTAPARTFAHKPASIGHAEAGALPLVSLTAWQALVEYADVRPGQRVLIHAAAGGVGHVAVQIAKARGAYVIGTASAGKHEFLRGLGADETIDYRETDFAEAVKDVDVVLDTIGGDTSVRSLRVLRPGGLVVSILPVGSQEFIEEAERLGVRSLRMLVDASHSGMKAIAELVEAGKLRPAIAGTFPLAEAAEAHRLGDTGRTTGKLVLTVD from the coding sequence ATGAGCACTGTGAAGACGATGCGAGCCATCAGCCAGGACGTCCTCGGCGGTCCCGAGGTTTTGAAGGAAGTCGAGCTGGAGCGGCCGGAGCCGCGCACCAACGAGGTACTGGTCCGGGTGCGGGCGGCCGGCGTCAACCCGACGGACTGGAAGCACCGCGCCACCGGCGGCTTCCTGGGCGAGCCGCCCTTCGTGCTCGGCTGGGACGTGTCGGGTGTGGTCGAGGCGGTCGGGATCGGCGTCGCCCGCTTCAAGCCCGGCGACGAGGTCTTCGGCATGCTGTCGTACCCCTACGGACACGGCTCGCACGCCGAGTACGTCACGGCACCGGCCCGGACGTTCGCGCACAAGCCGGCGTCGATCGGCCATGCCGAGGCGGGCGCGCTGCCGCTGGTCTCCCTGACCGCCTGGCAGGCGCTGGTGGAGTACGCCGACGTCCGGCCGGGACAGCGGGTGCTGATCCATGCCGCGGCGGGCGGGGTCGGACATGTGGCCGTGCAGATCGCCAAGGCGCGGGGCGCGTATGTGATCGGCACGGCGAGCGCGGGCAAGCACGAGTTCCTGCGCGGGCTCGGCGCGGACGAGACGATCGACTACCGGGAGACGGACTTCGCCGAGGCCGTCAAGGACGTCGACGTCGTGCTCGACACGATCGGCGGCGACACGTCCGTGCGCTCGCTGCGTGTCCTGCGTCCGGGTGGGCTCGTGGTCTCGATCCTGCCGGTCGGATCGCAGGAGTTCATCGAGGAGGCGGAGCGGCTGGGCGTGCGGTCGCTGCGCATGCTGGTCGACGCCTCCCATTCCGGGATGAAGGCGATCGCGGAGCTGGTGGAGGCGGGGAAGCTGCGCCCCGCGATCGCCGGCACCTTCCCGCTGGCCGAGGCCGCCGAGGCACACAGGCTCGGCGACACCGGCCGGACCACGGGGAAGCTGGTCCTGACGGTGGACTGA
- a CDS encoding GlxA family transcriptional regulator encodes MQRVERVVVLALEGVYPFELGIPSRIFSAAGGRYEVLTCTVDGRPVRTNADFTIAVDHGPEALATADTVVIAPVSADRVTAELSDEVSSALALIPAGARIVSICTGAFVLAAAGLLDGHRATTHWQLADRFREMFPHIALDPDVLFVDDGRILTSAGAASGVDVCLHVVRTDHGSELANFVARCCVVPPFRDGGQAQYIEQPVPEPGATSTAATREWALARLDEPLTLTDLAAHARMSLRTFARRFHDEVGLSPGRWLIQQRVARARHLLESSDLPVDQIAGHVGFATGASLRQHLHAAIGVSPQAYRRTFQTTAR; translated from the coding sequence ATGCAGCGGGTCGAACGAGTCGTGGTCCTGGCTCTCGAGGGCGTGTACCCCTTCGAGCTCGGTATCCCCAGCCGGATCTTCAGCGCCGCCGGCGGCCGGTACGAGGTGCTGACCTGTACCGTCGACGGCCGCCCGGTGCGCACCAACGCCGACTTCACCATCGCGGTCGACCATGGCCCAGAGGCGCTGGCCACCGCCGACACGGTGGTGATCGCGCCCGTCTCCGCGGACCGGGTGACCGCCGAGCTCTCCGACGAGGTGAGCTCCGCCCTCGCCCTGATCCCCGCCGGCGCGCGGATCGTGTCGATCTGCACCGGCGCCTTCGTCCTCGCGGCGGCGGGCCTGCTCGACGGCCACCGGGCCACCACCCACTGGCAGCTCGCCGACCGGTTCCGGGAGATGTTCCCGCACATCGCCCTCGACCCGGACGTCCTCTTCGTCGACGACGGGCGGATCCTCACCTCGGCCGGAGCGGCCTCCGGTGTCGACGTCTGTCTGCATGTGGTGCGCACGGACCACGGCAGCGAACTGGCCAACTTCGTCGCCCGCTGCTGTGTGGTCCCGCCGTTCCGGGACGGCGGCCAGGCGCAGTACATCGAGCAGCCCGTGCCGGAACCCGGGGCGACGAGCACCGCCGCCACCCGGGAGTGGGCGCTGGCGCGCCTCGACGAACCACTGACCCTCACCGACCTCGCCGCCCACGCCCGGATGAGCCTGCGCACCTTCGCCCGCCGCTTCCACGACGAGGTCGGCCTCAGCCCCGGCCGCTGGCTGATCCAGCAGCGGGTCGCCCGGGCCCGGCACCTGCTGGAGTCCAGCGACCTGCCGGTGGACCAGATCGCCGGCCACGTCGGCTTCGCCACCGGCGCCTCCCTGCGCCAGCATCTGCACGCGGCCATCGGGGTGTCGCCGCAGGCCTACCGGCGGACGTTCCAGACGACCGCCCGCTGA